One uncultured Caproiciproducens sp. DNA segment encodes these proteins:
- a CDS encoding glutamate synthase — MKINAENKHFKDLNDEIRVSADTDITIDNCLGQRYIGSGMSGKHITVNGVPGNDLGCYLNGATIEVNGNAQDATGDTMNEGAIIINGSSGDATGYAMRGGKIYVRYNAGYRAGIHMKEYQTHHPLIMIGGETGSFLGEYLAGGTIVVLGLDSTNKVPVGNLCGTGMHGGKIYLRCEALPEDLPVQVQAAPASAEDMAEIDGYLDEFCSLFKIDKQEVLSRNFYVLTPNTKNPYKSLYTFY; from the coding sequence ATGAAAATCAATGCTGAAAATAAACATTTTAAGGATTTAAATGATGAAATCCGCGTATCGGCGGACACGGACATCACAATCGACAATTGCCTTGGGCAGCGCTATATCGGCTCCGGCATGAGCGGCAAACACATTACGGTCAACGGTGTGCCGGGCAATGATCTGGGTTGCTATCTGAACGGCGCGACCATTGAAGTGAACGGAAACGCACAGGATGCCACCGGCGACACCATGAATGAGGGCGCAATCATCATCAACGGCTCCAGCGGAGACGCCACGGGCTATGCGATGCGGGGCGGCAAGATTTATGTGCGGTACAACGCGGGCTACCGTGCGGGTATTCATATGAAGGAGTATCAGACACATCATCCGCTGATTATGATCGGCGGCGAGACCGGCAGCTTTTTGGGCGAATATCTGGCCGGCGGCACCATTGTCGTACTCGGTCTGGACTCTACGAACAAAGTTCCCGTGGGCAACCTTTGCGGAACGGGAATGCATGGCGGCAAGATTTATCTGCGCTGCGAGGCGCTTCCGGAGGATTTGCCGGTACAGGTGCAGGCGGCTCCCGCTTCTGCGGAAGACATGGCAGAAATCGACGGTTATCTTGATGAGTTTTGCAGTCTTTTTAAAATCGATAAACAGGAAGTGCTTTCCAGGAACTTTTACGTTCTGACGCCGAATACCAAGAATCCGTATAAGTCGCTCTATACGTTTTATTAA
- a CDS encoding IS4 family transposase, whose amino-acid sequence MKSKSVSVKKKLISLIHEISQAPDLFVKTPGRDFTRNRKLPLETMLKLLISIGGGSLAKELLAFHDFDSNTATSSAFIQQREKLLPNAFEFLLHEFTATASPRCFHGYRLLAVDGSDVHIPTNPKHEDSFFSGGDHAKGYNLLHLNAIYDLCSKLFVDVLLQPRKRLNEHLALTAMADRSYIADKVILVADRGYESYNSIAHLEQKGWNYVIRVRGKSGIVSRLRLPETDEFDIPVSFSLTRKQTKQVKLQPERYWFLPSNTHFDYLNDTNSLYSIAFRVVRLRIADNCYETLLTNLNPCEFPANALKDVYRLRWGIETSFRELKYAVGLLNFHSKKVEYVTQEIFAQLIMYNFSMMITSSVIIQQSDTKYAYQVNFTQAIHICGFYFRCRNGTPPDVEALIRRYILPIRPGRSNQRNIRYRSAVSFLYRVA is encoded by the coding sequence ATGAAAAGCAAATCTGTATCCGTAAAGAAAAAGCTCATATCCTTAATCCACGAGATATCCCAAGCACCCGACTTGTTCGTTAAAACTCCAGGCAGGGATTTCACCCGCAACCGAAAACTGCCTTTGGAAACGATGCTGAAGCTACTCATCTCCATAGGAGGCGGCAGTTTGGCCAAAGAATTGTTGGCCTTTCATGACTTTGACTCGAACACCGCGACCAGTTCTGCGTTCATTCAGCAGCGCGAAAAGCTTCTTCCCAACGCGTTTGAATTTCTACTGCACGAATTTACTGCCACAGCTTCGCCAAGGTGTTTTCACGGCTATCGCCTGCTTGCCGTAGATGGATCAGACGTTCATATTCCAACAAATCCAAAGCATGAGGACAGCTTTTTCAGCGGAGGCGATCATGCAAAGGGCTACAACCTGCTTCACCTGAACGCGATCTATGACCTTTGCAGTAAGTTGTTTGTGGATGTTTTGCTCCAGCCACGCAAACGTCTGAATGAACATTTGGCTCTGACTGCCATGGCTGACCGTTCGTACATTGCAGACAAGGTAATCCTTGTTGCTGACAGAGGATATGAAAGCTACAACAGCATTGCCCATCTTGAACAAAAAGGCTGGAACTATGTGATTCGTGTACGCGGCAAAAGCGGTATTGTTTCCCGCCTCCGCCTGCCGGAAACCGATGAGTTTGACATCCCCGTTTCCTTCTCCCTCACGAGAAAACAGACAAAGCAGGTAAAATTACAGCCTGAGCGTTACTGGTTCCTCCCTTCTAATACGCATTTTGATTATCTGAATGATACCAACAGTCTATATTCCATAGCATTCCGTGTCGTGCGCCTCAGAATTGCAGATAACTGTTATGAAACACTTCTTACAAATCTGAACCCCTGTGAATTCCCGGCCAACGCGCTGAAAGATGTTTATAGGCTGCGCTGGGGAATTGAGACTTCCTTTCGCGAGCTGAAATATGCTGTCGGGCTACTCAATTTTCACTCAAAAAAGGTGGAGTACGTTACACAGGAAATCTTCGCACAACTGATTATGTACAACTTTTCTATGATGATTACCTCGTCCGTAATCATTCAACAAAGCGACACAAAGTATGCCTACCAGGTCAACTTTACTCAGGCCATACATATCTGTGGATTCTATTTCCGATGTCGTAACGGTACTCCACCCGACGTTGAAGCCCTCATACGCAGATATATCCTCCCAATCCGACCGGGGCGAAGTAACCAGCGCAATATCCGATACCGCTCGGCTGTAAGCTTCCTATACAGAGTAGCATAA
- a CDS encoding cadherin-like beta sandwich domain-containing protein, whose translation MKRHCVDAFFLLSLFLLVILRIPANAATMPYFTYSLDKESVACGELVKLQINAGQTPDTAAGFRMRVAYNTAELSFVRTETSSQIKSGTMVTNSTANPICSVYVCNVDKGVAPELSGNIISFVFQVKNGTSAGKTTIGAHIDEVCDYQAKQLDVDIQENLTVNIEPQAQTPSDEAVLSELEPFQGVLVPEFSPDVFQYRMYVKYNVESVEFYASAQENGTVKINRKTLLKAGTDTPIVATVTSANKETKTQYVILVSRADKPNAVAGESSGVATQSEKTSRPAKTTSEQAGQSGDGLTAGTVTVGKDGSPENFQEAEPEQQPVQEMAQQSAITGHADRNIYIIGNQMPIYLVGMLTAALCIMIGISLSFYLKIKPRN comes from the coding sequence GTGAAAAGGCATTGTGTTGATGCGTTTTTTCTTCTGTCTTTATTTTTGTTGGTGATTTTGCGTATTCCGGCCAATGCTGCCACAATGCCTTATTTTACATACAGTCTGGATAAAGAATCCGTTGCTTGCGGAGAGCTTGTCAAACTGCAGATCAATGCGGGACAAACTCCGGATACCGCCGCTGGCTTCAGGATGAGGGTTGCATATAATACTGCTGAACTCAGCTTTGTCCGTACAGAGACCTCTTCGCAGATTAAAAGCGGAACAATGGTTACAAACAGCACGGCAAATCCGATCTGCAGCGTCTATGTATGCAATGTGGACAAGGGGGTCGCACCGGAACTTTCCGGGAATATTATTTCCTTTGTGTTTCAGGTGAAGAATGGCACATCGGCGGGGAAGACAACCATAGGCGCACATATTGACGAGGTTTGCGACTATCAGGCAAAGCAGCTGGATGTTGATATTCAGGAAAATTTAACTGTGAATATTGAGCCGCAGGCACAAACGCCATCCGACGAGGCCGTGCTTTCCGAACTGGAACCCTTTCAGGGTGTGCTGGTGCCGGAATTTTCTCCCGATGTATTTCAATATCGTATGTATGTGAAGTATAATGTGGAATCCGTAGAATTTTATGCCTCGGCACAGGAAAACGGTACGGTCAAAATCAATCGTAAGACGCTTCTGAAGGCCGGTACGGACACGCCGATTGTCGCAACGGTTACTTCAGCAAATAAAGAGACGAAAACGCAGTATGTAATTCTTGTCAGCAGGGCGGACAAACCGAATGCAGTTGCGGGTGAAAGTTCCGGTGTGGCAACCCAATCGGAGAAAACATCCCGTCCGGCGAAAACGACTTCAGAACAAGCAGGACAGTCCGGCGATGGACTAACTGCCGGTACGGTGACCGTCGGGAAAGACGGATCGCCTGAAAATTTTCAAGAGGCGGAGCCGGAACAGCAGCCGGTGCAGGAGATGGCACAGCAGTCCGCAATCACAGGACATGCAGACAGGAATATCTACATCATAGGGAATCAGATGCCCATCTATCTTGTGGGTATGCTGACAGCCGCTTTGTGCATTATGATTGGAATCTCTCTTAGCTTTTATTTAAAAATCAAACCCAGAAATTAG
- the murC gene encoding UDP-N-acetylmuramate--L-alanine ligase, translated as MDYQDTLSEVKKIHFVGIGGSGMCPIAEILHHRGFQLTGSDTNESDTLARIRSYGIPVSMGHRPENIADAEMLVYTAAVKADNPELVAAREKGIPVVERSVMLGMVTRRYSHSVAVSGTHGKTTTTAMITQILINAGRDPSAIIGGKLPFIGGNGRVGKSGIIVCEACEYVDTFLQLNPETSIILNVDGDHLDYFGTVENIIKSFHQFASQTTKRLIVNGDDANTMKAVEDIKNASVVTFGLNASNVYYADHIEDTKGARECFSVQKNGKKLADVTLSIPGKHNIYNALAAFAAADQMGVEAESIAESLHQFTGVHRRFEILGTFGGITVADDFAHHPTELTATLTAAMRMNFQRVWAVFQPHTYSRTYMLLDKFAKALSIPDKVVLSEILAVREENTYHIYAKDLADKVPGSVWFKTFEEITEHVTANAQEGDLILTLGGGDVYKCANMIVKKYSERL; from the coding sequence ATGGATTATCAAGATACTCTATCCGAGGTTAAAAAAATACATTTTGTAGGGATCGGCGGCTCGGGCATGTGCCCGATTGCTGAAATTCTGCATCACCGGGGTTTTCAGTTGACTGGGTCGGACACAAATGAGTCCGATACGCTCGCAAGAATCCGTTCTTATGGAATACCGGTTTCCATGGGCCATAGACCGGAGAATATAGCAGACGCCGAGATGCTCGTTTACACGGCGGCCGTCAAAGCCGACAACCCGGAGCTTGTCGCCGCCCGTGAAAAAGGGATTCCGGTCGTGGAACGTTCCGTCATGCTCGGCATGGTGACGCGCCGCTACTCACACTCTGTCGCGGTTTCCGGTACGCACGGCAAGACGACAACGACCGCAATGATCACGCAAATCCTGATCAATGCCGGGAGAGACCCTTCCGCTATCATCGGGGGCAAGCTCCCGTTTATCGGCGGCAACGGACGCGTGGGTAAATCCGGCATCATCGTTTGTGAAGCCTGCGAATATGTGGATACTTTTTTACAATTGAATCCTGAAACATCCATCATATTAAATGTCGACGGCGACCATTTGGACTATTTCGGAACGGTCGAAAATATCATCAAATCTTTCCATCAGTTTGCGTCGCAGACCACAAAAAGACTGATTGTCAACGGCGATGATGCCAACACCATGAAAGCGGTCGAAGACATAAAAAATGCGTCCGTCGTTACGTTCGGCTTAAACGCATCCAATGTGTATTATGCCGATCATATTGAGGACACAAAAGGGGCAAGGGAATGCTTCAGCGTCCAAAAGAACGGGAAAAAACTTGCGGACGTTACGCTGAGTATCCCCGGAAAACACAATATATACAACGCGCTGGCCGCGTTTGCGGCTGCGGATCAAATGGGTGTGGAGGCTGAAAGCATTGCCGAAAGTCTGCACCAATTTACCGGCGTTCACAGACGGTTTGAGATACTCGGCACTTTCGGCGGAATCACGGTTGCCGACGACTTTGCGCATCATCCCACGGAACTCACAGCGACGCTGACCGCTGCCATGAGGATGAATTTTCAGCGCGTTTGGGCGGTATTCCAGCCTCATACGTATTCGAGAACCTATATGCTTCTTGATAAATTTGCAAAAGCACTCTCCATCCCGGACAAGGTTGTCCTTTCCGAGATTCTCGCAGTGCGCGAAGAAAATACCTATCATATTTATGCGAAGGATTTAGCCGACAAGGTTCCGGGAAGCGTCTGGTTTAAGACATTTGAGGAAATCACAGAGCATGTAACCGCCAATGCGCAGGAGGGCGATTTGATTCTCACCCTCGGCGGCGGCGATGTCTATAAATGTGCGAACATGATTGTGAAAAAATACAGCGAACGGCTATAG
- a CDS encoding FAD-dependent oxidoreductase, which yields MNYVIIGNSAAAVGCIEGIRSVDKTGGITVISKEPHHVYSRPLISYLLYGKTTQQRMKYRPDSFYEDNGVLPILGVAVTKVDYDDKKVLLDNGNEVAFDKLLFATGSSPFVPPMAGLEEVEQKYSFMKLDDATAIQTVITRESRVLIIGAGLIGLKCAEGISGKVKEITVVDLAPRILPSILDETGSEIMQKHIEEQGVKFILSDSVAQFHKNSALLKSGAELQFDVLVVAVGVRPETKLAADIGCKVNKGILSDEHCATNLDGVYAAGDCSESYDITSDQYRVLALLPNAYMQGETAGINMAGGEKNYGKAIPMNAIGFFGLHIITAGSYDGEAYVVKTDKTYKKIVSKDNLLKGYILIGDVARAGIYTSLIREKTPLDTVDYELIKEKPQLMAFTATERAVKLGGAKE from the coding sequence ATGAATTATGTAATTATCGGAAATTCGGCCGCCGCGGTTGGCTGCATCGAAGGAATCCGTTCTGTGGACAAAACAGGGGGAATTACGGTGATTTCCAAAGAACCGCATCATGTTTATTCACGTCCGCTCATTTCCTACCTCCTTTACGGTAAAACCACGCAACAGCGTATGAAATACCGTCCTGACAGCTTTTATGAAGACAACGGTGTTCTTCCCATTCTTGGGGTTGCGGTTACAAAGGTGGATTATGACGATAAAAAAGTTCTATTGGACAACGGAAATGAAGTTGCGTTCGATAAACTGCTTTTTGCAACCGGGTCCTCGCCCTTTGTGCCGCCCATGGCGGGACTGGAAGAGGTAGAACAAAAATACAGCTTTATGAAGCTGGACGACGCCACAGCCATTCAGACGGTTATTACCAGGGAAAGCCGTGTGCTGATTATCGGCGCGGGGCTGATCGGGCTGAAATGTGCCGAGGGAATCTCCGGCAAAGTGAAAGAGATCACCGTGGTGGATTTGGCTCCGCGCATCCTGCCCAGCATTCTTGATGAAACAGGTTCTGAAATCATGCAGAAGCATATTGAGGAGCAGGGTGTAAAGTTTATTCTGAGCGACAGCGTCGCACAGTTCCACAAAAATTCCGCCCTGCTGAAAAGCGGAGCGGAGCTGCAATTTGATGTTCTGGTTGTAGCGGTCGGCGTGCGGCCGGAAACGAAGCTTGCCGCGGACATCGGCTGCAAAGTAAATAAGGGAATTCTTTCTGATGAACACTGCGCCACGAATCTTGATGGTGTTTATGCGGCGGGCGACTGCAGTGAAAGCTATGACATCACGTCCGACCAGTACCGCGTGCTGGCACTTTTGCCGAACGCATACATGCAGGGTGAAACCGCCGGAATCAATATGGCGGGCGGAGAAAAAAACTATGGCAAGGCCATCCCCATGAACGCAATCGGATTTTTCGGCTTGCATATCATCACCGCCGGCAGCTATGACGGGGAAGCCTATGTGGTAAAAACCGATAAAACTTACAAAAAAATTGTTTCCAAAGACAATTTATTAAAAGGATATATCCTGATCGGCGATGTTGCAAGGGCAGGGATTTACACTTCGCTGATTCGCGAAAAGACCCCGCTTGATACCGTTGATTACGAATTGATTAAAGAAAAACCCCAGCTCATGGCGTTTACCGCGACAGAAAGAGCCGTTAAGCTCGGAGGTGCCAAAGAATGA
- a CDS encoding 4Fe-4S dicluster domain-containing protein: MKRIYVNEKWCLGCHLCEYNCAFANSGSNDMVKALKDIHINPRIKIEENNQGISFAVSCRHCTEPLCVKSCITGALSVDNGVIEVNKDKCVGCYTCIMVCPYGAIMPGSDGSVIQKCELCTNNLFGEPACVQGCPNRAIVFEER, encoded by the coding sequence ATGAAAAGGATATATGTAAATGAGAAATGGTGCCTCGGATGCCATCTTTGCGAATATAACTGCGCTTTTGCCAATTCCGGCAGCAACGATATGGTCAAGGCGCTGAAGGATATTCATATTAATCCGAGAATCAAAATTGAAGAAAATAATCAGGGAATCAGCTTTGCCGTCTCCTGCCGCCACTGTACGGAACCGCTGTGTGTAAAAAGCTGCATAACCGGCGCGCTCAGCGTGGACAACGGCGTAATTGAGGTCAACAAGGATAAATGTGTGGGCTGCTACACCTGCATCATGGTTTGTCCTTACGGCGCAATCATGCCGGGCAGCGACGGAAGCGTCATTCAAAAATGCGAGCTTTGCACGAACAACCTGTTCGGAGAACCCGCGTGTGTACAGGGCTGTCCGAACAGGGCCATCGTGTTTGAGGAGAGGTGA
- a CDS encoding dipicolinate synthase subunit B → MKSLTFGFAFCGSFCTFSKVIEQMRSIAEAGYDLLPIMSQNALSTDTRFGKADDFIWEIEDICGKKIIKSIVDAEPIGPKKMVDLMIVAPCTGNTLAKLANGITDTTVTMAVKSNLRIGRPVLLAPATNDALAASAQNIGKLLNCKNVYFVPMKQDDPDKKPSSVVANFGLILPAAIAALEGKQIQPILL, encoded by the coding sequence ATGAAGAGCCTTACATTCGGTTTTGCCTTTTGCGGTTCCTTCTGCACCTTCAGCAAAGTGATAGAGCAAATGCGCAGCATTGCTGAAGCGGGGTATGATCTATTGCCGATCATGTCACAGAACGCTTTATCAACAGACACCCGTTTTGGAAAAGCGGACGATTTCATCTGGGAAATTGAAGACATCTGCGGTAAAAAAATCATCAAAAGCATTGTGGACGCGGAACCCATCGGACCTAAAAAAATGGTTGACCTGATGATTGTCGCCCCCTGCACCGGCAACACGCTTGCCAAGCTGGCAAACGGAATTACCGACACCACCGTAACCATGGCGGTAAAGTCGAATCTGCGCATCGGCAGGCCGGTCCTTCTGGCACCGGCCACAAACGATGCGCTCGCCGCGTCGGCGCAGAACATTGGAAAACTGCTGAACTGTAAAAATGTTTATTTTGTCCCGATGAAACAGGATGATCCGGATAAAAAGCCCTCGTCCGTCGTGGCGAATTTCGGCCTGATCCTGCCAGCCGCGATTGCCGCTCTGGAGGGAAAACAGATTCAGCCCATCCTGTTGTAA
- a CDS encoding DUF2007 domain-containing protein yields MLYCPKCQLLNDSDADRCPACGSKKLRTPEPDDPVLLMTADEVKVGMIRAVFEENGIIFVEQDSGFGSPPSMLLGKHFYGNRNIYVACRDLQTAKELINGVGIADAADAELQRKEDEEAGVQPQDPALDDETEPETMSSRKRFFWRIISAMLFILVVWGVVAAADFVANALKALFANG; encoded by the coding sequence ATGCTGTATTGTCCTAAATGCCAATTGCTCAACGACAGTGACGCCGACCGCTGCCCCGCGTGCGGCTCGAAAAAGCTGCGGACGCCCGAACCGGATGACCCGGTGCTCCTTATGACGGCGGATGAGGTAAAGGTCGGAATGATCAGGGCTGTTTTTGAGGAAAACGGAATCATATTTGTCGAACAGGACAGCGGGTTCGGTTCGCCGCCCTCCATGCTGCTTGGCAAACATTTTTACGGGAACCGGAATATCTATGTGGCCTGCCGCGATCTTCAAACCGCCAAGGAGCTGATAAACGGAGTTGGGATTGCGGACGCAGCCGATGCGGAACTTCAGAGAAAAGAAGACGAAGAGGCCGGCGTACAACCGCAGGATCCAGCATTGGATGACGAAACGGAACCCGAAACAATGAGCTCGCGCAAACGTTTTTTTTGGCGGATTATTTCGGCAATGTTATTTATTCTGGTTGTGTGGGGCGTAGTGGCGGCAGCGGACTTTGTAGCCAACGCGCTGAAAGCGCTTTTCGCAAACGGGTAA
- a CDS encoding PLP-dependent transferase has product MSHYHIDTNCIHAGYEPKNGESRVLPIVQSTTFKYDSAEMLGELFDLKSDGFFYTRLGNPTIDGVEKKIAALEGGVGALLTSSGQAASMISVLNICHAGGHVVCSSAIYGGTFNLFYKTMREMGLEFTFLSPECTEEELNAAFQPNTRCVFAETLSNPSLIVTDLEMFVKAAHAHGVPVIVDNTFPTPVNCRPFEFGVDIVTHSTTKYMDGHAVQVGGVIVDSGNFDWGNGKFPGLTEPDESYHGIVYTKQFGKAAYITKARTHLMRDLGAQSSPNNAFLLNLGLETLAVRMDRHCSNAMAVAIHLEQNDQIAWVNYPGLKSSKYYKLAKKYMPGGTCGVISFGIKGGREAAVKFMEGLKLASIVIHVADLRTCVLHPASTTHRQLNDEQLAEAGISPDMIRMSVGIENVEDIIEDINQSLENL; this is encoded by the coding sequence TTGAGTCATTATCATATTGATACAAACTGCATCCACGCCGGATATGAGCCAAAAAACGGCGAATCACGCGTGCTCCCCATTGTGCAGAGCACAACCTTTAAATATGACAGTGCCGAAATGCTCGGTGAGCTTTTCGACCTGAAATCCGACGGTTTCTTTTACACCCGCCTCGGCAACCCGACCATTGATGGTGTCGAGAAGAAAATTGCTGCTCTTGAAGGCGGAGTCGGCGCTCTGCTGACTTCCTCCGGTCAGGCCGCTTCAATGATCTCGGTACTCAACATCTGCCACGCAGGCGGCCATGTGGTCTGCTCCAGCGCAATTTACGGCGGCACATTCAATCTTTTTTACAAGACAATGCGTGAAATGGGTCTGGAGTTCACATTCCTTTCCCCAGAATGCACCGAAGAAGAGCTAAACGCGGCTTTTCAGCCAAACACACGCTGTGTCTTTGCCGAAACACTCTCCAATCCGTCTTTGATTGTGACTGATCTTGAGATGTTCGTAAAAGCGGCGCACGCGCATGGCGTTCCCGTTATTGTTGACAACACCTTCCCGACGCCGGTCAACTGCCGCCCGTTTGAATTCGGTGTTGATATCGTAACCCATTCCACCACCAAGTACATGGACGGTCATGCCGTTCAGGTCGGCGGCGTCATTGTGGACAGCGGAAATTTCGACTGGGGAAACGGCAAATTCCCCGGACTGACCGAGCCCGACGAATCCTATCACGGAATTGTTTATACCAAACAATTCGGCAAGGCGGCCTACATTACAAAAGCCCGTACCCACCTGATGAGGGACCTGGGCGCACAGTCCAGCCCAAACAATGCGTTTTTGCTTAATTTAGGACTGGAAACGCTCGCGGTAAGGATGGACCGGCATTGTTCCAATGCAATGGCTGTGGCAATTCATCTTGAACAAAACGACCAGATCGCATGGGTAAACTATCCGGGATTAAAAAGCAGCAAGTATTACAAGCTTGCTAAAAAATATATGCCGGGCGGCACCTGCGGTGTCATTTCATTTGGTATAAAGGGCGGCCGTGAAGCCGCTGTCAAATTCATGGAGGGCCTGAAGCTCGCATCCATTGTCATCCATGTTGCGGATTTGCGCACCTGCGTGCTTCATCCGGCCAGTACTACGCACCGCCAGCTGAATGACGAACAGCTTGCGGAGGCCGGGATCAGTCCCGACATGATACGGATGTCGGTTGGTATTGAAAATGTCGAGGACATTATTGAAGATATTAACCAGTCGCTCGAAAACCTGTAA
- the dpsA gene encoding dipicolinate synthase subunit DpsA, with protein sequence MVDINSFGVLGGDKRQIALAESIASDGYTVYVCGFDNIEFSKDVKKADLEEMIIHCENIILPLPVTADGRHLNTVYSEDSIELNDNFAELMRSKQVFGGMMGKLYQTSDGWDSIDTYDYYTREEFAVHNAVPAAEGAIEIAMREYPGTINASKCLVVGYGRIGKILALMLRGIGASVTVSARRYSDIAWIESFGYSSVLTENICDKDQFDVIFNTAPALIFNRRMLSKIRSKPLIIDLSSPPGGVDFEAAQKFEMKAIHALSLPGKVAPKTAGEIIKNTIYNMMEE encoded by the coding sequence ATGGTTGACATAAATAGTTTTGGCGTGCTGGGCGGTGACAAACGTCAGATTGCACTTGCTGAATCCATTGCGTCGGACGGATACACCGTCTACGTCTGCGGATTTGACAACATTGAATTTTCGAAAGACGTAAAAAAAGCGGACTTGGAAGAAATGATTATTCACTGTGAAAATATTATTCTTCCCCTGCCGGTCACAGCCGACGGCCGACATTTAAACACGGTTTACAGTGAAGACAGTATTGAACTGAATGACAACTTTGCCGAACTGATGAGAAGCAAACAGGTTTTTGGAGGTATGATGGGAAAGCTTTATCAAACCAGCGATGGTTGGGATTCTATCGATACCTATGATTATTATACCCGGGAGGAATTCGCCGTACACAACGCAGTTCCGGCAGCCGAGGGCGCAATCGAAATTGCAATGCGCGAATATCCGGGTACAATCAACGCAAGCAAGTGTCTTGTTGTCGGTTACGGAAGAATCGGGAAAATCCTGGCGCTGATGCTGCGCGGAATCGGAGCGTCGGTCACGGTGAGCGCCCGCAGATATTCCGACATAGCCTGGATCGAATCCTTCGGTTATTCCTCCGTCCTGACGGAAAACATCTGTGATAAAGATCAGTTTGACGTTATTTTCAACACCGCGCCCGCATTAATATTCAATCGGCGCATGCTCTCAAAAATACGTTCCAAGCCGCTGATCATTGATCTTTCGTCACCGCCGGGCGGTGTGGATTTTGAAGCCGCCCAAAAATTCGAAATGAAAGCAATTCACGCTCTTTCCCTTCCCGGCAAGGTTGCGCCGAAAACCGCCGGTGAAATTATCAAAAATACAATTTACAATATGATGGAGGAGTGA